A stretch of Spirochaetota bacterium DNA encodes these proteins:
- a CDS encoding flavin reductase family protein, producing MRSKALWKPGTLLYPLPAVMVSVGARREEYNIITVAWAGTICSDPPMCSISIRPERHSYGIISAHKAFVINLTTRALAFAADWCGVKSGRDVDKFKEMKLTPRTASAVTAPIIEESPVNIECTVTDMMKLGTHHMFIAKVAAVQVDSACINPKTGVFRFHDTAPICFSHGRYYEVGKLIGQFGFSVRKKGKTERRRKG from the coding sequence ATGAGATCGAAAGCGCTCTGGAAACCGGGAACGCTCCTCTATCCGCTTCCCGCCGTCATGGTGAGCGTCGGCGCGCGGCGTGAAGAGTATAATATCATAACCGTTGCATGGGCGGGGACGATCTGTTCTGACCCGCCGATGTGCTCCATCTCCATCCGTCCCGAACGCCACTCCTACGGCATCATCAGTGCGCATAAGGCGTTCGTCATCAATCTGACAACGCGCGCCCTGGCCTTCGCCGCCGACTGGTGCGGGGTGAAAAGCGGCCGCGACGTCGATAAATTCAAGGAAATGAAACTGACGCCGCGCACAGCCTCCGCCGTGACCGCGCCGATCATCGAAGAATCGCCGGTGAACATCGAATGCACGGTCACCGATATGATGAAGCTCGGAACGCATCATATGTTCATCGCGAAGGTGGCCGCCGTGCAGGTAGACAGCGCATGCATCAATCCAAAGACCGGCGTGTTCCGCTTTCATGACACAGCACCTATCTGCTTTTCGCATGGGCGGTATTACGAGGTGGGAAAATTGATCGGACAATTCGGGTTCTCGGTGCGAAAGAAGGGAAAGACAGAGCGCCGCAGAAAGGGTTAG
- a CDS encoding cellulase family glycosylhydrolase: protein MRKIILSVSLFAAIYAIAAPEPKSGDSVLSMSFNNDAERSKWSEASFATWVPEGPDGSMCLKVETPAGEAPGHHKIMMPIDLTPYRGLKILLYCKAKANNVTKPPQSYNGIKWMLHFKTPGRESYQNQGDVFGTFDWKELSFTQAIDEDIESAEVYLGLESCTGAVWFDDIRIVVLKGRPPVRPAPMADPPPMYKGHDIPRLRGAMSPNTVKDEDFRVFGSEWKANLVRYQMTRKWGAANTDLELAEYDTWIEEEMTDLDRLLNAALTWGFKVVVDLHSPPGGRLDDRSMRMFYEQRYNDHFVKVWERFAKRFKGHPAIWGYDLVNEPVETKPAPAGMDYHATQTRAAKAIRAIDANMPIIVEVLEWDSPRGFVEMMPVNVPNIVYQVHMYEPGEFTHQGIYNTTTGIVYPGMINKKMFDKEVLREILKPVRDFQLAYNAHIYVGEFSAVRWAPGAAQYLSDVIDIFEGYGWDWTYHAFREWPGWSVEHADAPVNKDVHHPAATTARKEALLSWFAKNEKPKYPDAAKWMKNVPPPADAKTETKAEPPKTVAPKTLPAGVFIDEDFDNGAPKAFAQKIYSLEQGVSGMALAIDNNDASKSKSTVALLPVDAMKGKKTVCTAKVKAENVSEPPKSHNGIKYMLVVSKSDGKKDYLQQNLPGGSFGWKDVSFTVAVPENTTKLELTLGLELVSGKAWFDNVKVAVTE, encoded by the coding sequence ATGAGGAAAATCATCCTGTCAGTGTCTCTATTCGCCGCGATATATGCCATCGCTGCCCCGGAGCCGAAATCGGGCGATAGTGTGCTTTCCATGAGCTTCAATAACGATGCCGAGCGGTCAAAATGGAGCGAAGCATCGTTCGCGACATGGGTGCCGGAAGGTCCCGACGGCAGCATGTGCCTCAAGGTGGAAACGCCGGCGGGAGAAGCACCAGGACACCATAAGATCATGATGCCCATCGATCTTACGCCCTATCGCGGTTTGAAAATATTGCTCTATTGCAAGGCAAAAGCGAACAATGTCACCAAGCCCCCCCAGTCGTATAACGGTATAAAATGGATGCTCCACTTCAAGACACCCGGCCGTGAATCCTATCAGAATCAAGGCGATGTATTCGGCACATTCGACTGGAAAGAGCTTTCGTTCACACAGGCCATTGATGAAGATATTGAAAGTGCCGAGGTCTATCTCGGCTTGGAATCGTGCACGGGCGCGGTGTGGTTCGACGATATCAGGATCGTCGTGCTCAAAGGCCGTCCGCCCGTCCGCCCGGCACCGATGGCCGATCCGCCGCCGATGTACAAGGGTCATGACATCCCGCGTCTGCGCGGCGCCATGTCGCCGAACACCGTAAAGGACGAGGATTTCCGCGTCTTCGGCAGCGAATGGAAGGCGAATCTCGTGCGATATCAGATGACAAGGAAATGGGGCGCGGCGAACACCGATCTTGAACTCGCCGAATATGACACCTGGATAGAGGAAGAAATGACCGATCTCGACCGTCTGCTCAATGCGGCGCTCACCTGGGGATTCAAGGTCGTCGTCGATCTCCATTCGCCCCCCGGCGGGAGACTGGATGACAGAAGCATGCGCATGTTCTATGAGCAGCGATATAACGATCATTTCGTGAAAGTGTGGGAGCGTTTCGCGAAACGCTTCAAGGGCCACCCCGCGATATGGGGATATGACCTTGTGAACGAGCCGGTGGAAACGAAACCGGCCCCCGCCGGCATGGATTATCACGCAACACAGACGCGCGCGGCAAAAGCGATACGGGCCATCGATGCGAACATGCCCATCATCGTCGAGGTGCTCGAGTGGGACTCACCGCGCGGCTTTGTCGAAATGATGCCTGTCAATGTACCGAACATCGTCTATCAGGTGCATATGTACGAGCCGGGGGAATTCACACATCAGGGCATATACAACACCACTACCGGGATCGTCTACCCCGGGATGATAAACAAAAAAATGTTCGATAAGGAAGTGCTCCGGGAAATATTGAAGCCGGTGCGCGATTTCCAGCTCGCCTATAATGCGCACATCTATGTGGGCGAATTCAGCGCGGTGCGCTGGGCGCCGGGGGCCGCGCAGTATCTCTCGGACGTTATCGACATTTTCGAAGGGTACGGCTGGGATTGGACATATCACGCCTTCCGCGAGTGGCCCGGCTGGAGCGTGGAGCATGCCGATGCGCCGGTCAATAAAGATGTGCATCACCCCGCAGCGACGACCGCACGGAAGGAAGCACTCCTCTCATGGTTCGCGAAGAACGAGAAGCCGAAGTACCCGGACGCGGCGAAATGGATGAAGAACGTACCGCCGCCTGCAGACGCGAAGACCGAGACAAAAGCGGAGCCGCCGAAGACCGTCGCGCCGAAAACCCTCCCCGCGGGCGTGTTCATCGACGAGGATTTTGATAACGGCGCCCCGAAAGCGTTCGCGCAGAAGATCTATTCGCTTGAACAGGGCGTGTCGGGCATGGCACTCGCCATCGACAACAATGATGCATCAAAAAGCAAAAGCACCGTCGCCCTGCTGCCTGTTGATGCGATGAAAGGGAAAAAGACCGTCTGTACCGCGAAGGTCAAGGCGGAGAATGTGAGCGAGCCCCCGAAATCCCATAACGGCATCAAATACATGCTCGTCGTTTCCAAGTCCGACGGCAAGAAGGATTATCTCCAGCAGAACCTCCCCGGCGGAAGTTTCGGGTGGAAGGACGTCTCGTTCACGGTGGCCGTCCCTGAGAACACAACGAAGCTCGAACTCACGCTCGGGCTTGAGCTTGTGAGCGGTAAAGCGTGGTTCGATAATGTTAAGGTCGCGGTAACAGAATAG